In Methylobacterium aquaticum, the following are encoded in one genomic region:
- a CDS encoding beta-1,6-N-acetylglucosaminyltransferase has translation MAVIHYDVKSPENLKKFSTRISEHYENILTIPSINCSWAGFSQVQVYLNSIRAALSHNVDWSHVVFLSEQHLPLKHPDEIASILSQTRSLVPAYQTSQMTGYPRADIESRFSACYKELPGVGGFAIDIVDRSEEFYDDIYHGSNWIVLSRQHCEILLNEDSKGAFDIFRTSIHADECAIQSVLESHISSHENKETTVVALPHLTDNSNLIMTDNLYNESSQSDRLFIRKRQAKLSYEVEKSIIDRHFKCGIYFEYLRSKESLTTSASQSSATCVERIYEILKQLAGFNIAVHNHCRNENLSGTLINILITVPDFAENLTIRIVSEDKENFKACLLESFDFKGYFERPSIQKNALVALARVRTYGVFAQRDIIPLDLESKGFFSLKDDHDSADMIEIVRRLIIFGKHWSS, from the coding sequence ATGGCTGTTATCCATTACGACGTGAAATCCCCCGAGAATCTGAAAAAATTTTCTACGCGGATCAGCGAGCACTATGAAAATATATTGACAATACCTTCAATCAATTGTTCTTGGGCAGGTTTTTCTCAGGTTCAAGTTTATCTCAATTCAATCCGTGCGGCTCTCAGTCATAATGTTGATTGGTCGCATGTCGTATTTCTTAGCGAGCAGCATCTGCCGCTTAAGCATCCAGATGAGATCGCATCTATTCTCAGTCAGACTAGATCCCTGGTGCCGGCTTATCAGACCTCTCAAATGACTGGCTATCCGCGGGCAGATATAGAAAGTAGATTTTCTGCTTGTTATAAGGAATTGCCAGGTGTGGGGGGCTTTGCCATTGATATAGTAGATCGCAGTGAGGAATTTTACGATGATATTTATCACGGCTCGAATTGGATTGTACTGTCGAGACAACACTGTGAAATCTTGCTAAATGAAGACAGCAAGGGTGCGTTTGATATTTTTAGAACATCTATTCATGCTGATGAGTGCGCGATACAATCAGTCTTGGAGTCGCATATATCTTCGCACGAAAATAAAGAGACCACTGTTGTCGCGCTCCCCCATTTGACTGATAATAGTAACTTGATCATGACGGATAATTTATATAATGAATCATCTCAATCTGATAGACTATTCATCAGGAAGCGCCAAGCTAAACTGAGTTATGAGGTAGAAAAATCAATAATAGACCGACATTTTAAGTGTGGTATTTATTTTGAATATTTGAGGTCGAAAGAATCATTGACAACGTCTGCTTCTCAGAGCAGCGCGACTTGTGTCGAGCGGATCTATGAGATTCTGAAACAGTTGGCCGGCTTTAACATCGCCGTGCATAATCATTGCCGAAACGAAAACTTATCTGGCACCTTAATCAATATTCTCATTACTGTACCCGACTTTGCCGAAAATCTAACAATTAGAATAGTAAGCGAAGATAAGGAAAATTTCAAAGCATGTCTTCTTGAGAGCTTTGATTTCAAGGGATATTTTGAAAGACCGTCCATCCAAAAAAATGCTTTGGTAGCGTTGGCGCGTGTCAGAACCTATGGTGTATTTGCCCAGCGTGACATCATTCCTTTAGATCTTGAGAGCAAAGGCTTTTTTTCTCTTAAGGATGATCATGACAGCGCGGATATGATTGAAATCGTGAGACGCTTGATAATTTTCGGCAAGCATTGGTCATCATAA
- a CDS encoding CatB-related O-acetyltransferase: MTILERILRFGSKKTQPQTGNAAVKKESNMTNVTITDEMKAKLYERGVECFLGSGMTSLPINSVFEAPCSIKWMQIIGRCSIGAFSYAVSGHYNNVTIGRYVSIGEEVSVGRGNHPVQWLSTSPFFYIGDKMFSTGGDFSGSDQYNQFRPDTTSYNGFFAGAETIIENDVWIGHRAYISPGVKIANGAIVGAESVVTKDVPAYSIVVGNPARVVKTRFAPELVERLLASRWWTLAPWQLAGIDLSRPEVSIDEIERRVSNTPMYDPGKIHLSDLI; this comes from the coding sequence ATGACAATACTGGAACGGATTTTACGATTCGGTTCTAAAAAAACTCAACCGCAGACGGGAAACGCCGCTGTTAAAAAGGAGAGCAATATGACAAATGTAACCATAACTGACGAAATGAAAGCAAAGTTGTACGAAAGGGGAGTTGAGTGCTTTCTCGGTTCTGGCATGACAAGTCTTCCAATAAACAGCGTTTTTGAGGCGCCTTGCAGTATTAAATGGATGCAAATCATCGGAAGATGCAGTATTGGCGCATTCAGTTACGCAGTGAGCGGTCATTATAATAATGTAACTATTGGGAGATACGTCTCAATAGGTGAAGAGGTGTCGGTTGGGCGCGGAAATCATCCAGTTCAATGGCTGAGTACATCACCATTTTTTTATATTGGTGATAAAATGTTTTCGACAGGAGGTGATTTTTCGGGATCTGATCAGTACAACCAGTTCAGGCCTGACACAACATCTTACAATGGGTTTTTTGCCGGCGCGGAAACGATAATCGAGAATGATGTTTGGATTGGTCACCGCGCTTACATCAGCCCTGGCGTGAAAATTGCGAACGGAGCAATTGTGGGTGCAGAGTCCGTTGTGACAAAAGACGTACCTGCCTACTCAATCGTGGTCGGGAATCCGGCACGAGTTGTGAAGACGCGGTTTGCGCCGGAGTTGGTAGAAAGGCTTCTTGCTTCGCGTTGGTGGACGCTGGCGCCATGGCAGCTGGCCGGGATCGATTTGTCGCGTCCAGAAGTGTCTATAGACGAAATCGAGCGTCGTGTATCAAATACGCCGATGTACGATCCAGGGAAAATACACCTTTCTGACTTAATATAA
- a CDS encoding DUF1254 domain-containing protein, which translates to MTPLGRFILATLCGLVLAGLVHLATVLAIPYLAAGDALARSRATLANDTSVLVHAAAVGGPPDSASAQTPPAEGWLPPQDPAVAVGVCAYDLDDGPVRITAETGPLLETIALHGRNGAYYAITDQAAVRGTVELVIMTRRQFDEALASADEDERNRDMRIVAPSRQGFVSVRVLAALPSQQAQANEAARSVSCTIDGPDE; encoded by the coding sequence GTGACGCCGCTCGGCCGCTTCATCCTCGCCACCCTGTGCGGCCTCGTGCTGGCCGGACTCGTCCATCTCGCGACGGTGCTGGCGATCCCCTATCTCGCCGCCGGCGACGCCCTGGCGCGCTCGCGGGCGACGCTCGCCAACGACACCTCGGTGCTGGTCCACGCCGCCGCGGTCGGGGGCCCGCCGGATTCGGCCTCGGCACAGACGCCGCCGGCCGAGGGCTGGCTGCCGCCACAGGATCCGGCGGTGGCGGTCGGCGTCTGCGCCTACGACCTCGACGACGGCCCGGTACGGATCACCGCCGAGACCGGCCCGCTGCTCGAGACGATCGCGCTCCACGGGCGCAACGGCGCCTACTACGCCATCACCGACCAGGCGGCCGTGCGCGGCACGGTCGAGCTCGTGATCATGACCCGGCGCCAGTTCGACGAGGCGCTGGCCAGCGCCGACGAGGACGAGCGCAACCGCGACATGCGCATCGTCGCCCCGAGCCGGCAGGGTTTCGTCAGCGTGCGCGTGCTCGCCGCCCTGCCGAGCCAGCAGGCCCAGGCCAACGAGGCCGCCCGCTCCGTCTCCTGCACCATCGACGGGCCGGACGAGTGA
- a CDS encoding DUF1214 domain-containing protein, producing MLIEKPARPASGRAPSPGLRLPPPLLRKALRLRRVGTVGLVLYALVLGATLGLASANWATRGRYPFGGVTLNAWTAWPKIGSREADPYVRAIHARTGEIPLALGEGLLLTALTDDAGRRLDPSCRYRVAGATPPARAWTLTVERGRHPKPAEAQAATPQPGPPPRTGFTSTEVLRDRDGRFSVVVSPDVQPGNWLPMPDGDGSIRLVLRLYDTPVAASTGVLEREGVPSITREDCR from the coding sequence ATGCTGATCGAGAAACCCGCCCGTCCGGCCTCCGGGCGCGCCCCGTCCCCCGGCCTTCGCCTGCCGCCGCCACTCCTGCGGAAGGCTCTCCGCCTGCGCCGGGTCGGCACCGTCGGGCTGGTGCTCTACGCCCTCGTGCTCGGCGCGACCTTGGGCCTCGCCTCCGCCAACTGGGCGACGCGGGGGCGCTATCCGTTCGGGGGCGTCACCCTGAATGCCTGGACGGCCTGGCCGAAGATCGGCTCGCGCGAGGCCGACCCCTATGTGCGGGCGATCCATGCCCGCACCGGCGAGATTCCCCTGGCGCTCGGCGAGGGACTGCTGCTGACCGCGCTCACCGACGATGCCGGGCGGCGGCTCGATCCGTCCTGCCGCTACCGCGTCGCCGGGGCCACGCCGCCGGCCCGGGCCTGGACCCTGACGGTGGAACGCGGCCGCCATCCCAAGCCCGCCGAAGCGCAAGCCGCCACGCCGCAGCCGGGTCCGCCGCCGCGCACCGGCTTCACCTCGACGGAGGTGCTGCGCGACCGCGACGGGCGCTTCTCGGTGGTCGTGAGCCCGGATGTGCAACCCGGCAACTGGCTGCCGATGCCGGACGGCGACGGCTCGATCCGGCTGGTCCTGCGCCTCTACGACACGCCGGTGGCGGCGAGCACCGGGGTGCTCGAGCGCGAGGGCGTTCCTTCGATCACCCGGGAGGATTGCCGGTGA